In Halalkalicoccus tibetensis, the genomic window GGGCGGCTGGCTCTCTCGAGGGTCTTCGGGCATCGAGAAACCCATCGTCGCGTTCACCTGCGGCGAGCGCGCCGACGACGCCCTCTCGGAGTTCGGCAAGCGCGCCGCTTCGGGCGGGGAGATCGAGTACCCGCCGATCCTCCCCGTCGGCGTGAACTGCGCGGACACGGTGGGTGAATCACATGTCGCGCACGCGCTGGCCTGCGGCGCGGCGGGCGTCGCGGTGCTGGGCTGTGGCTGTGACTGTCGCCACTCCGGGCCCGACCCCAAAGAAGAGCTCGTCGAGCGGCTCAATCGGGCCACGCGGGACCTCGGGCTCGGCGAGCGCGTCGGCTTCTTCGCGCCCGAGGCCGGCGAACCCGAGGAGTTCGTCGAGTCGCTCTCGGCGTTCGAGGACTCCCTTTCGCCCTCGCCGGTCCCGGAGGGCGAGCACCGTGCCGACGGCACCCTGCTGCACAGCGACCACGAGAATCCCGAGTTCTACAACCACGGCTGGACCCTCGAAAGTGTGCGGGCGATCCTCGAGCACGCGGAGCCCGACCGCGAGGTGATCCGTGGGCTCGAGGACTTCGGCCGGATGGAGGTGAACGACGCCTGCACGCTCACGCCGACGTGTTCGAATCTCTGTCCGACCGACGCGATCAGGAGGACGGAGTGGGGACTGGAGTTCAACCACGAGAAATGCGTCAACTGCGGGCTCTGCGAGGAGGGCTGTCCCGAGAACGCGATCACGATGCACGACGGGCTCGACCTCTCGCTGCTGCCCGAGAACCGCGCCGCCGCCAAGGGAACGGAGAGCGCGGACGGCGATCCCGCCTGGGTCCAGACGTTCGAGGGCGAGATGCTCGAATGCGCCCGGTGTGGCGACCCCTTCACCAGCGAGCGCTCGGCGGCGAAGATCGAGGAGGAGGTCGGCGACCTCGTGGCGGGGCTGGCCCCGAGTGCCGAGGAGAGCATCTTCAACTACTGCCCGGACTGTCGGGCCTTTCTACTCTATGACCGGGGTGACTGAGATGGACGACGGGGAGATCTACGCCGCGCGGATCGAGCTGGTCGACTTCCTGATCGAGGCGCTCTGGAACCCGCCGAGCGAGGAGTTCGTCGGGGAGCTGCTCTCGGGGGAGATCCGCACCCCCGAGAGCGTCGACGAGGGGTTCGACGAGGGGTTCGCGAAGCTCCGGTCGTTCATCGCGGCCAACGAGAGTCGGGATCCGGAGGAGGTTCGGACGGAGCTCAAACGCGAGTACACCCGGGTGTTCGTCGGGCCACGCCCGCCGGTGATCGCCCACGAGACGTACTACCGCGAGGGGATGGACTACCTCGGGAAGGGCACCTCGGAGATCGAGGCGAGCTACGGCGCGGCGGGCTGGAACCCGCCCGAGGACTACCCCGAGGAGCCCGACTTCGTCGCGGTCGAGCTCGCCTTCCTCCGGTGGCTGATCGCGCGCCAGCGCGGCGGGATGGAGGAGGCCTTCGGCTACGAGCGGGTCTTCCTCGAGGAGCACATGGCCCACTGGATCGACGACTGCGCGGCGGAGATCGTCGAGTTCGCCGACGGCGAGTTCTACGAGGCGGTCGGCCACCTGCTCGCGGGGGTCGTCGGGTTCGAGAGCGAGCTCGCGGGCCAGATGGCCTGAGTGCCAGGCACAACGTTTTTGGTACGATACCCGTTGACAACGGAGTATGGGACTGAAGACCGCACTGGAGCACAACCCGGTGCTTACGGTCGGCTTCCTGCTGGCGGGGGGCTGGATCGCGCTCACGGTGATGAACGTCTTCGCGAGCATGGGCCCCGTAGTCGGCGGGAACTGGGTCGGCCCGAACGGCGCCGGCGGGCTGTTCGGCCTCGGTGTGATGCTCGTGTTGGGCGTCCTGCTGGTCTACCTCTACGCCGAGCTCGCCGAGGTGGACCCCGCACCGGACACCTTCCCGCCCGAGCGCTGATGGCCGGACCCGAGCCGATCGAGATCCGACCGAGCGATCGCTTTCTGGAGGCCGCCGACGAATGGGGCGACAGCCGGATGCTCGACGAGGAGGAGGCGATCCGGTCGAAAGCGGAGCAGGCCCTTCTGGAGATCGAACATCTCGTCTCGGGCGCCACGGAGGTCGAGTTCGAGGTCCGTGAGGGAATCGTTCGCTACGAGCCGAGCGCGGAGCTCGCGGCCTTCCTCGACGAGCAGGCCGCCGCCGCGGGGGTCGACCGGACGACGGTCCTCGAGCTGCACGTGAACCTCTTCGCGCGGGTCTTCCTCGACGAGTAAGGGTAGAGTATAAGCCGATCGAGCGGCACTGTCGAACCATGACACACGAGATCAAGAACACGGACTGGAAGCCGAAGCCCGCCGTCGAGGAGATCGACGGTCACGAGACCTGGTCGCACACGGGCCCGCACATGATCAACGACGGCGTCGTCGACGGCGAGGTCTCCTTCGACCTCGCGCCCGAGGACCGCGCAGATGACGGCGACGATTAGTCGAGCTCCCAGCCCGCTTTTTCGGCCGCGACCTCGATCGGGACGAACTCCCAGCCCGCCTTCTCCGCGATCCACTCCTCGTCCTCGCAGCCGAGCACGACCATTCGCTCGGCGAAGAACATTGACATCTCGGTGATCTCCGCGAGCCGTTCGCCCGGACCCGTTCCGGTGCCGTTGAAGAAGTCGGCGTCCACTCCATGGGAGCGCTGGAAGTTGTTGATGACGTGGGCGTCGACCTCGCCGACGATGCCGACCCAGTCGGCGAAGGCCGCGCCCGTGATGACGAACGCCGGGTCCGCGAGGCGTTTCGCGGCCTCGTAGGTGAACGCCATCGTCATGTCGTCGGCGCCCCCGCCGTGGGGCCCCGAGGCGTCCTCGGGGACGCCCCCGCTCGTGTCGCGCTCCTCGGCGGCCGCGCGCGCCGAGGTGCCCCCGGCCCCGCCCTGGTTCTCGGGCATGCCGACGGGCTTGTCCCGGTTCTGATGGGGGACGTGGGGCGTCGAGGCGTCGGCGGGATCCGGCGTCGAGGCGGCCGCCGCGTCCGCGTCGGTCGTCCCGTCCGGATCGCTTCCCGGCGCGCCCGCGTCGCCCTCCGACGGCGAGGCGTCGGTCCCGAGCGCCTCGGTCTCGCCCTCGAAGTCGCCCTCGCCGCGCCAGAACCAGTCGCCGCGGTTCGGCCGTGGCTCGTCGTCCGGTTCGGTCTCGATCTCGTCGAGGTCGATGCTGTCGGTCATGCTGTATCGATGTCGTCGAGCCCCAGTCGGGCGAGCGTCTCCTCGGTCGATCGGCCCCGCTCGTCCCAGCCGCGCGCGGCGTAGTACCGTTCGAGCAGCGCCTCGAACCCCTCGGGGTCGATCGCCTCGTCGGCCTCGCCGCCCTCGACGGGTTCGGCCAGCGCCTCGGGCACCCGGTCGGCCCCGCGGTCCAGCCCCTCGCGGACGTTGAACAGCCGGGTGAGCGTCCAGACGCGCTCGCCGAGGGTCGCGAGCTCCGCGGGCGAGAGCCCGTAGCCGAGCTCCGAGAGCCACGCCGCCCCGAGGTCGGCGAAGGACTCGCCGACGAAGTCGTCGACGATCAGGCTCCAGAGCACGGAGCGACGGTCCTGCTCCTCGATCACCCGCCGGACGCACTGCTCGTCGCTCCAGCCCGTCGAGAGGGGCTCGTCCTCGATGGGACGGGCCCGGCGGTGACAGCCCCCGCGGTCGCTGGTCGCGTAGGCCAGCGCCATCGAGCGCGCGCCGCGGGGGTCGTAGGAGGGTAGCGCCATCCCCTTGATGGCGGGGACGAACCCCTCGCCGCCGAATTCCCCCGCGGCGCGCTCGACCCCGTCGGCCAGCGCGTCACCCAGCTCCGTCTCGCGGGCGACGACCTCCTCGAGCAGGTCGCGTGCGGCCGCGTCGTCGCCGAAGGAGAGATCGCGCTCGATCAGCCCCGCCTCGCTCGCGCGGATCGCCCACGCGACGGCGTTGCCAGCCGAGATCACGTCGATCCCCAACCGATCGCAGCGCGCGCCCAGCGCCGCCACCGCGTCGAACTCGTCGATCCCCAGCCCCGCGCCGAGCGTCATCTGGGTCGCCCCCCGGGGAACGCTCTCGCCCTCGTCGGTGTCGACCTCGAACCCGCCGGGGATCGGGCCCTCGCTCTCGCGGCCGGTCGCGGCGGCGCGGGCGGCCTCGATGCCGATCCCCGAGGTCCCCTCGAAGCGGTTCTCCTGCCAGCCCCGCGTCGCGAGCGCGCCGACGGCGTCGGCGAAGTCCACCGACTCGAGGGTCTCGCTCGCGGCCTGCCAGCGCCCGGTGTCGTCGACCGCGAACCGTTGCTCGTGGATCTCCCGGAGCGCCGAGTGCTCCTCGGGGGGCTCGCCGCGGGCGACGACGGCCTTCAGTCGCTTGGCGCCCATCACCGCGCCCGCGCCGCCCCGGCCCGCGTGGTGGTCGCCGCCGTCGGCGGCGATCGTCGCGTAGCTCACCCGGTTCTCGCCGGCGGGACCGATGCAGGCGACCCGGCCCTCGAAGGCCCCGTCGGCCTCGGCGGCGTCCATCCCCCACGCGTCGGTGGGTTCGAGGCTCGCCCCGCCGTTCTCCACGGTGAGCGCCATCGGCTCGTCGGCCCGCCCGACGATCAGAACCCCGAGACAGTCGTCAAGGGCGCCCGCGAGCGCGCCGGCGAACTCGCCGCCGCTGTAGGAGTCGAGAAACGCCCCCGTGAGCGGGGACTTGGTGATCGCGGCGTACCGGGGCTCGCCCGGGGCGCGCCCGGTGAGCGGCCCGACCATGAACAACAGCGCGTTCTCGGGGCCCAGCGGGTCGGCTCCGGGGTCGAGCTCGTCGTAGAGGTAGCGTGCACCCAGCCCCTTGCCGCCGACGTACCGTCGGAGCCACCGGTCGGGGATCGGCTCCCGCGAGACCGACCCGGCGGAGAGATCGACCCGGAGCAGGCAATGAGGGGGCTGGGCCATCTGTGACACCGTTAGGGGCCGAGGCGTGCATAAACCCTGCCATGGGCGAGCCGCCGGCCGGGCAAGGGTTATGATGACATATGTGTTATCAAGGAACATGGAGGAGTACAGCGACGTCGACGGGAAGGAGCTCGAGGTGCTCCACGAGTGCCAGCTCGCGATCGAGTACCTCCATCGCGCCTACGGCGACCTGCTGGCGTTCCACCACGCGGTCGGCCACGCGATGGATCGCTTCGCCGTCGCCGAGCGGGAGCTGCGCGCGATGGGCCACGGGGCGCTCGCCGACGAGCTGCGCGACGACCACCTGCCGGCGGGGGTGATCGACGACAGGTGGAGCTACGAGCTCGTCGAGGGGTTCCGAACCGGAATGCTCGCGTCGACCGCCGCCTTCGAGCGCGACCTGCGCGAGGAGCTGGCCGACGGCACGCCCCACCTCCACGAGCGGAGACAGCAGGCGCGGTGGCGCGAGCGCTCCCAAAGGGACTGGAAGTGATCAGTCCGCGCCGGCCGCGGCGGTCGTCCCCCGGTCGGCCGTGAGGTAGGTCGCAAGCACCATCGCCCCGAGGGTGGCGGGCCAGACGAGGATCGGGAACAGCGCGTCGAACGGCGGGACGTAGAGGTTGATCACGGAGCTGGCGAGCCCCACCGAGACGCCGGCCAGCACCGTCTCGGCGGTCGTGCGTTCCCAGAAGAGGACGAACAGCAGGGGCAGCCCGAAGGTGACGCCCATGCCGACGTAGGCGAACTCGATGATCTCGAAGATCGTCCCCGGCTGGACCCACGCCAGCGCGATCCCCAGCAGCGCGACGACGGCGACGACGACCCGACCGAACGCGATGAGTTCGGTTTCGCTCGCCTCGGGGTCGACGTACGTCTCGTAGAAGCGGGTGACGTCCGAGGAGGTGACGATCAGCATCGAGTCGGAGGTCGAGAGGATCGCGCTGACGATCGCCGCGAGCAGGATCCCGGCGATCGCGGCCGGGAAGAGGTCGACGAGCATCACCATCGCGGCGTTCTCGGCCTGGGCGTCGGGCAGGTCGTAGAGCACGCGCGCGGCGATCCCGATGAACAGCGGCACGACGAGCCGGAGCGCCTGGAAGGTCACGGCGATGGCCGAGGCGGCGCTCACCAGGCGGGTCGAACGGATCGCCTGAAAGCGCATCAGCGAGTGGGGCTGGCCGATCGTCCCCATCGCGAAGGTGATGTAGCCGAGCGCGAAGATCGCGAGCCCGGTGCCGGCCTCGCCGGCCGACAGCGAGAGGAGCGCGGGACTCTCGGCGCTGGCTTCGGCGAGGAAGGCCGTCAAGCCGCCGATCTCCATGATCGCGACGACCGGCAGCGCGATCGCGGCGACGAAGATCAGGATCCCCTGGAAGAAGTCGGTCCAGACGGAGGCGTTGAACCCGCCGAGAACGGTGTAGAGGCCGACCGCGAGCCCGCCGACGACGATCGCGGTGGTGTAGTCGATCCCCAGCCCGGTGTCCATCGCCTGGCCGACCGCGATGACCTGCGCGCCGACGTAGCTCACCATGAAGACGACGAGCGCGAGCGTCGCGACGACCCGGATCGCGGGGCCGAGGCGGTCGTCGCCGAACGCCGCGGAGATGTGGTCGACGACCGTCAAACTGTCAAGTGCCTCGGACTGGCGGCGAAAGGGCGAGGCGACGTACCGATACATCAGGAGCACGAGGAAGACCATCGTCACGGAGAACCACAGGCCGCCCAGCCCGACGGTAAAGCCGACGCCGACCCACGCGAAGAACGTCCAGCCGCTCGCGACCGAGGAGACCTCCGAGACCGCGATCGGCCACGCGCCGACGTCCCGCCCCGCGAGCAGGTAATCGGAGAGCCGTCTGGTCTCGGTCGTCAGGAAGAAGTAGACGCCGATGGCGATCAGGACCAGCAGGTAGGCCCCGAAGGTGAGCTGGAGGCCGAGGCTCATCGCCGCCCCGCGACGGAGACCTCGCCGTCGCCACGGCGGCGGTCGACGAGGTAGAGCAGCACGGCGAGAACGGGGCCGACTGTGACGAGTACGAGGGCGATGGTCGTATCGAGCGGGAGCGCCGTCCCTGTAGCGATCATGCGATCCGTTCCCACCCGGGGCTCAAAAAATCATACGTACATCGGACGGGACGTCGCTGGGTTGGGGCTCAGTCCCAGTCGTCGTCGAGGTCCTCTTCGTCGTCGCCGCGCGTCCAGAGCACGAGCGCGACGAGGAGGACCACGAGCACGAACGCGACCTTCAGGCCGGGCCTGCGCCCGGAGTCGTCCTCGTCGACCTCGTCGGTTTCGTCGGTTTCGCCGAGCTCGTCGCCCTCCTCGTCGACGTCGTCCTCGACGAGCTCCTCCTCGAAGGACTCGACCTCGTCCTCGCCGCCGACCTCCTCGTCCTCGAACAGCCCCTCGGCGGCCTCGACCGCCGAGCCGGCCTCGCCCTCGCTCTCGTCCTCGGAGCGGAGCTGCTTGAGGACGCCCGCGACCGTCGTCGCCGCGGTCAGCAGCGTGCTGACGGTCTTCAGCGTCTCCGCGAGGTCGTCGTCGGTCCCCTCCGCGGCGGCGTCCGCGGTAGGCTCCTCGAAATCGGCTTCGGAGTCGGCGTCCGCGTCCTCGCTCTCGGTTCCGGAGGGCGAGGCGATGGTCTGCGATCCCTCCCCGCCGGTGCTGACCAGCGACGGGTTCTCGATCGTGACGTCGATGAGTGCCATACCCTATCCACAGCCGTGGGCCCCTTAAAAGTGCAGGCGGCCCGTCCGAGACGTAACCCTCACCCCCCTCGGGGGCCTCGGACTGGTATGAGCGATTCGCTGGAGGTCGCCGAACCCGACGAGAGCGGGGACGAACCCGCCCTGCCGGTCAACGAGCTCTTTCACTCGCTGCAGGGCGAGGGGAAGCTGTCGGGGGTTCCCTCGACGTTCGTCCGGACGAGCGGCTGTAACCTCCGGTGTTGGTTCTGCGACTCCTATCACACCTCCTGGGAGCCCGCGGGCGACTGGATGGGGATCGAGGAGGTCCTCGGGGAGGTCGAGGGCCACGGCGCGGAGCACGTGGTCCTCACCGGCGGGGAGCCGCTGCTCCACGACGCGAGCGAGGTCCTGTTGGAGCGGCTCGCCGAACGGGGCTATCACACCACCGTCGAAACCAACGGGACGATCGCCCCCGACGCACCCGTCGACCTCGCGAGCGTCAGCCCCAAACTCGCGAGCAGCACACCGACCCCCGAGAAGGACCCGAAGGGCGAGGGCGAGTGGGAAGAACGCCACGAGGAGCGGCGGATCGACTACGAGGCGCTCGCGACGATCTGCGAGCGCTACGACCACCAGCTGAAGTTCGTTGTCACGGGTCGAGAGGACATGGCCGAGATCACCGACCTGCTCTCTCGCCTGCACGAGCGGGTCGAGGTCAGGGACGAGGACGTACTGTTGATGCCCGAGGGGGCGACCCGGGAACGCCTCGACGAGACCCGCAATCGAGTGGCCGAGCTGGCGATGGAGCACGGCTTCCGGTACACCCCCCGGCTGCACGTCGACCTGTGGAACGACGCGCCGGGGACGTAACGGAGATACGAGCGGCCGACGAAACCCACCCATGCCAGAAGCCGTCGTCCTCCTCTCGGGGGGCATGGACAGCGCGACTGCCGCCTACGAGGCGCGCGAGAAGGGCTACGAGATCGCGGCGCTACACACCTCGTATGGCCAGCGAACGGAGGGAAAGGAGTACGAGTGCGCCCGGTGGCTCGCGGGCGAGCTCGACGCCGCCGACTTCCTGCACGTCGAGACCGACCACCTCCAAGCGATCGGGGGCTCCAGCCTGACCGACGAGTCGATGGCGGTCGGCGACGCTGACGAGAAGGAGGGGATCCCCGACACCTACGTCCCGTTTCGCAACGCGAACCTGCTGTCGATGGCGGTCTCGTACGCCGAGACCCGCGGCGCCGAGGCGATCTACGTCGGCGCGCACACCGAGGACTTCGCGGGCTATCCCGACTGCCGGCCCGCCTTCTTCGAGGCCTTTCAGGACGTAGTCGACACGGGAACGCGCCCCGAAACGGGGATCTCGATCGAGGTCCCCTACGTCGAGGCCTCGAAGACCGAGATCGCCGAGCGCGGGCTCGAACTCGGGGTCCCCTACGGGCACACCTGGAGCTGTTATCGCGAGGAGGCGCCGGCCTGTGGGACCTGTGATTCCTGTACCTACCGTCGGGAGGCCTTCGAGAACGCGGGCGGCGAGGACCCCATCGAGTACGCCGAGGGCTGAACGGGGACTTATACGCGCGTCTCGAGGAACGACCGGATCCGCCCGGCCATCCCGTCCCAGGTGGGGTGGCGTTCGAAGCGCCGGCGGGCCGCGAGGCTCAGCTCGACGAGGCGGTCGCGGTCGCTCGCACACTCCTCGACCGCGCGGGCGATCGCCGCCTCGTCGCCCGGCTCGACGAGATAGCCCGTCTCGCCGTCGGTCACGACGTCGCTGGCGCCCCCGGAGGTCGTCGCGAGCGCGGGCAGCCCGAAGGCCATCCCCTCGAGGTAGACGATGCCGAACCCCTCGTGGATCGAGGGCACCGCGAGCAGGTGGGCGGACGCGAGCCGGTCGGCGAGGGCTTCCTCCTCGAGCCGGCCGGTGAACTCGACGCGATCCGCGAGGCCGTTCTCGCGGACGAGCGCGCGGACTCCCTCGCTATATTCGGGGTCGGCCGCCCCGCCGACGACGGTGAGGTGCCACTCCTCCTCGACCCGCGAGAGCCCGCGGACCAGCGAGTCGAGGCCCTTTCTCGGGATCTGGTTGCCGACGAAGACGACCTCGAAGGGCTCCTCGCGGGCGCGCTCGACGATCGCGTCGTCCGACGGGTAGCTCCCGAAGCGGTCGCCGCCGGGCCAGGCGATGACGCCGGGGACGTCGGTCAGCTCGGCGACGGCCGCCCGCGTGGGCCGGCTGTTGCAGACCACGGCGTCGACCGTCGAGAGGTATGCCCGCTCGATCGCGCGAAACAGGTGCCGTTTCGGGCCGGTCGTCTCGTTCGCGCGGAGGTGGTGGACGATCGAGACGATCGGGTACTCCCGATCGATTCGACGGTTCAAGCCCACGAGCGAGGGGTGACAGAGCTCGTCCTGCAACAGCACGTCGAAGGGACGTTCGAGCTCGCGTTTGAGCCGCCCAGAGAGGTTGTGCCCGAGGCTCCGGGGATAGCTCGTCTCGGGCAGCGAGACCACGTCGACGCGATCGCCCCGCGCCCTGAGCCCCTCGGCGAGGCGCCAATCGTAGAGATATCCTCCGGAGCGGGGTTCGAGGTCGCCGTAGACGGCGAGACCGACGTGCATCAGACCGCCCGCTCGTAGGAGACCTGAGCGACGTCGTCCTCGTGGAGGGTCACCTGAACGGTCTCGACCTCCGGCATCGAGAGGTCGCCGGCGAGCCGGTCGGCGACGATCCGCGCGAAGTGCTCGACGCTCGGATTCAGCCCCGCGAACTCCTCGCGGTCGTTCAGCAGCTCGTCGCGGTAGCGTTCCTCGATTCCGTCGACCGCGCGGGTGAGGTCGTCGATGTCGAGCAGGTAGCCGTACTCGTTTAGCTCCGGACCCTCGCATGCGACGTCGAGCCCGTAGTGATGGGAGTGGACCTCGCCCTCCGGGCCGGGATCGGGTACCGTGAGAAAGTGCTGTGCGACGAACTCGGTCGAGACCGAAACCCGGTACATGGGGCGGAGGTAGGGACCGCACTCCCAAATAACTCGGCGCCGCGTCTGAGCGGGCGCGGCCAGCGAACAGCCACGGATCGCGTCGGGCGCGCTAGTTGTACAGCAGACGGTGGAGCTTCGTCCGCTCCTGGGCGCGCAGACGCGGCAGCGAGGTGAGGACCAGGTCGCCCTCGACCGGGGCGGCCGAGACGAGGCCGTCGGCCCGCAGCTCCTCGACGGTCGCCCGGAGCTCCGCGTCGAACGGGCTCGGCCCCGTCAGGGCGCTGAGACGGACGTTGTCGCGCTGGTGGACGGCGTCGAGGATCGCGAGCTTCCGGTCGGCGGCTCCGGATCGACCGGCGGTCTCCTGAATGCTCATGGTATGCTACTAGTGGGCATGGGTATTAATCCTTTCCATGATTAACTACAGTCCGAAGAAACGTACCGGCCGGCGTTCGGTTGACCGAACGGCGCCGGCGCTACCGCTGGTGTCGGTGCTGATCGCGGTGGGCTCGGAGGGAAGGCGAGGGTCAGTCGGCGGGCAGCGCGCGCTCGACGCGGGTGCCGTTGTGGCGACAGTCCTCGAGGGCGTGTTTCGCGGCCATGCCGGCGTCGTGGGCCGTGCGGCCGCGCCCGACGCCGACCTGGAGCTCGACGCCGACCTCGTTCGAGACGTGGGCGATGGCGTCCTCGTAGTCGGCCGCCGAGAGGTCGGGACAGGTCGCGATGATGTTGTCGCCGCCGACGAAGAAGGAGAGCGAGTCGTGTTCGGCGTGCATGTGGCGCATCAGCGCGGCGTAGCCCTGCTCGATGGCGATGAAGGTCTCGAAGGCGTCGACCCGGTCGGTGTAGGTCCCCGTGGCGTCGATCACGTCGAAATGGGCGATCCGGACGTCCCCGTCGGTGCGGTCGTCCTCCGGGAGGAGGTCGCCGCCGAGGATCTCGCGGCGGTCGCGGTCCTGGGCGCTGCCGGCGGTCTGGAGGACCCGGGTCGCGTCGGCCAGCGCGACCCGTGGGGAGGGGTCGGTGCCGATACCCATGCTGACCGTGACGGGATAGCGGTTGGCGACCGACTCCTGGATCAGCTCGTGGTCCGCACGCGAGAGCCCGTTGGTGACGGCGATCATGTTGTCGAAGCGCGTGAAGAAGACGTACCCCCCTTCCCGGCCCACCTGCTGGGAGAGGTCGGCGTAGAGGCGCGACTGCAGCGTCTGGAGATCGACCTCCCGGCGCGGCTCCGGGGTGACGGTCCACGGACCGTAGTTGTCGATCTGGACCAGCGTGATCTGTGTCGTCACGATGGGCGAACAGTGGGGCCATGCCCTTATTGCGTTTTGGAAATGGGACCACGGAAACGGACGGTCGCTACCGTAGACGGCCCCACAGGCGCTGCACGAGCGGCCCGAGGACGGGGTTCGCGCCGACACAGAGGTACGCCGCCGCCGGCTCGTAGCCCGCGCCGCGACGGAGCGAGAGCGCGAGCGCGACCGCCCGGTGGTTGCCGTCGGCGACGTGCCACGGCACCGCCCCCCGGCGCGTCGAGAGCACCAGCGGGTCGTCGTCGGACGGCTCCGCCGAGAGGCGTTCGATCCGGGGGACGTCCACGCCGGTCGCGTGGGCCAGCCGGTCGGGATCACCCCGGTCGATCCGGCGGGCGCATCCTCGCACGGTGCCGTCGGGCGAGAGCGCGCCCCAGCCGAGTTCGGAGGGCCCCTCGACGACGTGCAGGCGGTCGAAGCGCGCCCGCGAGAGGGGCAGTCGGTAACAGGTGTGGGGCGCGTCGCGCCAGAGGAAGGCCGCCGCGCCGGGGTTCTCGCTCAACAGCGCGTCGAACGCCCCGCTCGCCGTCGGGGGCGGCTCGCTCCCCTCCCGCTCGCGCGCGAGCCACGCGCGGACGACCTCCTCGCGGGGGACGCGCCGGGCCGCGCGGCGCTCCCGCCTCGTGAGCCGAGACACGTGTTCACGAGCGCCAGCAGCGACTTATCCCTGTCGTCGCGGCACTTACCCCGAGCGACGACGAACGGGAGGCCATGCTCGTCCTCGGCGACGCCCACGCGGACGACCCCGACAACCGCGAGGCGCTGCTCTCGGCGTATCGCGCGGCAGACGAGGAGCGCGCCCTCCAGGTCGGCGACCTGCTACACTACGATCTCCCCCTACCGACGTGGTTCG contains:
- a CDS encoding molecular chaperone TorD family protein, whose translation is MDDGEIYAARIELVDFLIEALWNPPSEEFVGELLSGEIRTPESVDEGFDEGFAKLRSFIAANESRDPEEVRTELKREYTRVFVGPRPPVIAHETYYREGMDYLGKGTSEIEASYGAAGWNPPEDYPEEPDFVAVELAFLRWLIARQRGGMEEAFGYERVFLEEHMAHWIDDCAAEIVEFADGEFYEAVGHLLAGVVGFESELAGQMA
- a CDS encoding sodium/proline symporter — translated: MSLGLQLTFGAYLLVLIAIGVYFFLTTETRRLSDYLLAGRDVGAWPIAVSEVSSVASGWTFFAWVGVGFTVGLGGLWFSVTMVFLVLLMYRYVASPFRRQSEALDSLTVVDHISAAFGDDRLGPAIRVVATLALVVFMVSYVGAQVIAVGQAMDTGLGIDYTTAIVVGGLAVGLYTVLGGFNASVWTDFFQGILIFVAAIALPVVAIMEIGGLTAFLAEASAESPALLSLSAGEAGTGLAIFALGYITFAMGTIGQPHSLMRFQAIRSTRLVSAASAIAVTFQALRLVVPLFIGIAARVLYDLPDAQAENAAMVMLVDLFPAAIAGILLAAIVSAILSTSDSMLIVTSSDVTRFYETYVDPEASETELIAFGRVVVAVVALLGIALAWVQPGTIFEIIEFAYVGMGVTFGLPLLFVLFWERTTAETVLAGVSVGLASSVINLYVPPFDALFPILVWPATLGAMVLATYLTADRGTTAAAGAD
- a CDS encoding aldehyde ferredoxin oxidoreductase family protein; its protein translation is MAQPPHCLLRVDLSAGSVSREPIPDRWLRRYVGGKGLGARYLYDELDPGADPLGPENALLFMVGPLTGRAPGEPRYAAITKSPLTGAFLDSYSGGEFAGALAGALDDCLGVLIVGRADEPMALTVENGGASLEPTDAWGMDAAEADGAFEGRVACIGPAGENRVSYATIAADGGDHHAGRGGAGAVMGAKRLKAVVARGEPPEEHSALREIHEQRFAVDDTGRWQAASETLESVDFADAVGALATRGWQENRFEGTSGIGIEAARAAATGRESEGPIPGGFEVDTDEGESVPRGATQMTLGAGLGIDEFDAVAALGARCDRLGIDVISAGNAVAWAIRASEAGLIERDLSFGDDAAARDLLEEVVARETELGDALADGVERAAGEFGGEGFVPAIKGMALPSYDPRGARSMALAYATSDRGGCHRRARPIEDEPLSTGWSDEQCVRRVIEEQDRRSVLWSLIVDDFVGESFADLGAAWLSELGYGLSPAELATLGERVWTLTRLFNVREGLDRGADRVPEALAEPVEGGEADEAIDPEGFEALLERYYAARGWDERGRSTEETLARLGLDDIDTA
- a CDS encoding 7-carboxy-7-deazaguanine synthase QueE, which translates into the protein MSDSLEVAEPDESGDEPALPVNELFHSLQGEGKLSGVPSTFVRTSGCNLRCWFCDSYHTSWEPAGDWMGIEEVLGEVEGHGAEHVVLTGGEPLLHDASEVLLERLAERGYHTTVETNGTIAPDAPVDLASVSPKLASSTPTPEKDPKGEGEWEERHEERRIDYEALATICERYDHQLKFVVTGREDMAEITDLLSRLHERVEVRDEDVLLMPEGATRERLDETRNRVAELAMEHGFRYTPRLHVDLWNDAPGT
- a CDS encoding GTP cyclohydrolase III; translated protein: MVTTQITLVQIDNYGPWTVTPEPRREVDLQTLQSRLYADLSQQVGREGGYVFFTRFDNMIAVTNGLSRADHELIQESVANRYPVTVSMGIGTDPSPRVALADATRVLQTAGSAQDRDRREILGGDLLPEDDRTDGDVRIAHFDVIDATGTYTDRVDAFETFIAIEQGYAALMRHMHAEHDSLSFFVGGDNIIATCPDLSAADYEDAIAHVSNEVGVELQVGVGRGRTAHDAGMAAKHALEDCRHNGTRVERALPAD
- the queC gene encoding 7-cyano-7-deazaguanine synthase QueC, which encodes MPEAVVLLSGGMDSATAAYEAREKGYEIAALHTSYGQRTEGKEYECARWLAGELDAADFLHVETDHLQAIGGSSLTDESMAVGDADEKEGIPDTYVPFRNANLLSMAVSYAETRGAEAIYVGAHTEDFAGYPDCRPAFFEAFQDVVDTGTRPETGISIEVPYVEASKTEIAERGLELGVPYGHTWSCYREEAPACGTCDSCTYRREAFENAGGEDPIEYAEG
- a CDS encoding glycosyltransferase family 4 protein, which encodes MHVGLAVYGDLEPRSGGYLYDWRLAEGLRARGDRVDVVSLPETSYPRSLGHNLSGRLKRELERPFDVLLQDELCHPSLVGLNRRIDREYPIVSIVHHLRANETTGPKRHLFRAIERAYLSTVDAVVCNSRPTRAAVAELTDVPGVIAWPGGDRFGSYPSDDAIVERAREEPFEVVFVGNQIPRKGLDSLVRGLSRVEEEWHLTVVGGAADPEYSEGVRALVRENGLADRVEFTGRLEEEALADRLASAHLLAVPSIHEGFGIVYLEGMAFGLPALATTSGGASDVVTDGETGYLVEPGDEAAIARAVEECASDRDRLVELSLAARRRFERHPTWDGMAGRIRSFLETRV
- a CDS encoding 6-carboxytetrahydropterin synthase; its protein translation is MYRVSVSTEFVAQHFLTVPDPGPEGEVHSHHYGLDVACEGPELNEYGYLLDIDDLTRAVDGIEERYRDELLNDREEFAGLNPSVEHFARIVADRLAGDLSMPEVETVQVTLHEDDVAQVSYERAV